A genomic segment from Spinacia oleracea cultivar Varoflay chromosome 3, BTI_SOV_V1, whole genome shotgun sequence encodes:
- the LOC110777135 gene encoding putative glycosyltransferase 7, producing MVHPETPYETPLKSKITTFRHKTSSFLTDVVMFLGGALVAFLLVWSLWCFTTPPSSSTTFSPSLPSETRTQPDPTTFYDDPEMGYTLKTRVQNWDEKRKQWLDRNPGHPAFIGQNRVVMVTGSQPGPCKHPVGDHLLLRFFKNKVDYCRIHGYDIFYNNVLLDPKMFSFWAKYPVVKSAMLAHPEAEWIWWVDSDAALTDMDFSLPLERYKEHNLVIHGWPKLVFEKKSWTGLNAGVFLIRNCQWSMDLLEKWANFGPISPDYEKWGEIMKSVFSDKLYPESDDQTGIAYLMVKEGQKWKDKIYLEKEYYFEGYWVEIVDNLENITAHYSEIERKERGLRRKRAEKAGEDYRAQLEKNMESEKGNEITKRPFITHFTGCEPCSGKHNEMYSWESCFKGMNKALNFADNQVLKNFGYFHPDLDNSSWVNPISF from the coding sequence ATGGTACACCCAGAAACGCCGTATGAAACACCACTCAAGTCCAAAATTACCACCTTCCGCCATAAAACGTCGTCGTTTCTCACCGACGTGGTCATGTTCTTGGGTGGCGCATTGGTGGCTTTCCTCCTCGTTTGGTCTCTCTGGTGCTTTACAACACCTCCTTCTTCCTCCACCACTTTCTCCCCTTCGTTACCCTCCGAAACCCGAACCCAGCCCGACCCAACAACATTCTACGACGACCCGGAAATGGGGTACACCCTCAAAACCCGGGTCCAAAACTGGGATGAGAAGCGCAAACAGTGGCTAGACCGAAACCCGGGCCACCCGGCGTTTATCGGGCAGAACCGAGTTGTTATGGTGACAGGGTCACAACCCGGCCCGTGTAAACATCCAGTAGGGGACCACCTTCTGCTAAGATTCTTCAAGAATAAAGTGGATTACTGTCGGATTCACGGGTACGACATCTTTTACAACAACGTGTTGTTGGATCCTAAGATGTTCTCGTTTTGGGCCAAGTACCCGGTTGTAAAATCCGCAATGCTAGCCCACCCGGAAGCCGAGTGGATCTGGTGGGTTGACTCAGACGCAGCCTTGACTGACATGGACTTCAGCCTACCACTTGAAAGGTACAAAGAGCATAATTTGGTCATCCATGGTTGGCCCAAATTGGTGTTTGAGAAGAAGAGCTGGACTGGGCTTAATGCGGGTGTTTTTCTTATCAGAAACTGTCAATGGTCCATGGACTTGTTAGAGAAATGGGCCAATTTCGGCCCAATAAGCCCAGACTATGAGAAATGGGGGGAAATCATGAAATCGGTGTTCAGTGATAAACTGTACCCGGAATCCGACGACCAAACGGGCATAGCGTACTTAATGGTAAAAGAAGGGCAAAAATGGAAGGACAAGATATACTTAGAAAAAGAGTATTATTTTGAAGGGTATTGGGTGGAAATAGTGGATAATTTGGAAAACATAACGGCGCATTATAGCGAAATAGAGAGGAAAGAGCGCGGGTTAAGAAGGAAACGTGCGGAGAAAGCAGGGGAAGACTATCGTGCGCAGTTGGAAAAGAATATGGAAAGTGAAAAAGGAAATGAAATCACGAAAAGACCCTTTATAACACATTTTACAGGGTGTGAGCCATGCAGTGGTAAACACAATGAAATGTACAGTTGGGAATCTTGTTTTAAAGGGATGAATAAAGCCTTGAATTTTGCTGATAATCAGGTGCTTAAGAATTTTGGATACTTTCATCCTGATTTAGACAATTCTTCATGGGTTAACCctatttctttttga